A window of the Cystobacter fuscus genome harbors these coding sequences:
- a CDS encoding VOC family protein — MTSSASQTQAQHHHRVDYLELPATDIAATKQFYTTVFGWHFEDYGPEYTSFQDGRMSGGFFKAPSVSPGGALLVIYSRDLEASLARVRQTGARIVKETFSFPGGRRFHFADPSGNELAVWTEP, encoded by the coding sequence AGGCCCAGCACCACCACCGCGTCGACTACCTCGAGCTGCCCGCCACGGACATCGCCGCCACCAAACAGTTCTACACCACCGTCTTCGGCTGGCACTTCGAGGACTACGGCCCCGAGTACACGAGCTTCCAGGATGGCCGCATGAGCGGGGGCTTCTTCAAGGCACCCTCCGTTTCGCCAGGGGGTGCGCTGCTCGTCATCTACTCGCGCGACCTGGAGGCGAGCCTCGCGCGGGTGCGCCAGACGGGCGCCCGCATCGTGAAGGAGACCTTCTCCTTCCCCGGTGGCCGGCGCTTCCACTTCGCGGACCCGAGCGGCAACGAACTCGCGGTGTGGACCGAGCCCTGA